In the Acetobacterium sp. KB-1 genome, AGTAGCAGGACAATAAATAATTGAAATGGCGGCAGATCGGAATGCTGTCTGTCATTTCTTTAAAAAAAAGGAGGCAGTAGAATGGGTCGAAACAAAGGACTGAAACTCCTTGAATATGCTTTGACAATCTGGATTATTATCACCCTTAATTTTCTTTTACCCCGGTTTCTTCCAGGCGATCCATTTCTGTTGCTCTCATCAGATAGCCCGGATAATGAGGAAATCATCATGACTCAGGAGCAGCAGGATTATTATAAGAGCTATTATGGACTGGACAAGAGCCTGGGTGAGCAATACGTTACTTATCTCGGACAATTGCTTCACGGTGATCTGGGATTTAGTATCTATTACAAGGTGCCAGTCAGTGAGCTGATTACGGGAAGATTGGGATGGACCATTTTTATCGTTATTTCGGCAATGGTGATCAGCACAGCAATCGGGGTGTTACTGGGGAGTATTTCAGCCTGGTATCGTGATCATTGGCTGGATAAAGCGCTTTATTTTCAGTTGATTCTGATTTCGGAGATTCCCGTTTTTCTGATTGGGCTGATGATACTAATTGTGTTTTCAGCCTGGCTGCGGCTGTTCCCTTTGTCTGGTGCGATGAGCCATTTTAAAGAATACAGCAGCTGGTGGGAACAGCTGGCAGATATTCTTAGCCACGCGTTCCTGCCAATACTGGTATTAGCAATTTCACAGTTGGGTGGGATGTATCTGCTTGTCAGAAACAGTATGACTACGGTTTTATCAAAAGATTATCTGATAACAGCCCGGGCAAAGGGGCTAACCGAGAAACGAGTTCTATTTCATCATGCCCTCAGAAATGCGTTACTACCAGTGATTACCCGAATATTTTTAAGTTTAGGTGGTTTGGTTGGTGGCGCCATTCTGGTAGAAAACGTCTTTGCCTATCCGGGTTTGGGACGGTTAATGCGAGAATGCATCCGGGTTCAGGATTACCAGGTAGTACAGGGGATTTTTCTGGTCGTAACCCTGCTGGTTTTATTGGCGAATTTTATCGCCGATCAGGTCTATAAACAGTTAGATCCCCGGGTTAAGGATGCCGGAAAGCTGCGGGAGGGGTGATGATGCCAAAAATATTAGAAACGTTTAACAAAGGCTGGAAAGTCATTAAAGATTTTTCCATTCAGGGGAAAATTAGTTTGTTCATTCTGATTCTCGTGATTTTTATGGCGGTGTTTGCCACTTGTTTGTCGCCCTATCCCTATAATTTCACCTCGGGAGATGCATTGATGCCACCCAGGAATGGACATATCATGGGAACCGATGATCTGGGCATTGATCTTTGGGCACAAATTTGTTATGGTGCCCGGGTAAGTCTGATTGTCGGCTTCGGGACAGCTTTGCTGGCGGCTATCGGGGGCGGCTTGATCGGGATTTTTTCAGGTTATGTGGGCGGTGTGCCGGACAAGATCATCATGCGGATGATTGATATTCTGATTGTAATTCCGGATTTCCCGTTAATGGTTTTATTGGCGGCGCTGCTGGGGCCGAGCCTTTTCAATGTGGTGATTGTATTGGCCTTGTTTGCCTGGGTAACGCCAGCCAGAATTGTGCGATCCCAGGTGCTGATGTTAAAAGAACAGACCTATATCAAAGCCGCTGAAACCTATGGGGCAGGAACCTGGTATCTGATTCAACGCCACTTTCTGCCAGCAGTTTTCCCGATTCTGACAGTCAACATTATCCGGCTGACCGGAAGAGCGATTATCTCAGAAGCTGGTTTGTCTTTTTTGGGGTTGGGAGATCCCACTTCAAAAAGCTGGGGACTGATCATTCACTATGCCACCAGCTTTAAGGGGATTTATTATACCAATTTCTGGAAATGGTGGCTGGTGTATCCCTGGCTGATTCTGACCATGGTGGTTATGTCTCTGGCTTTTTTAAGCCGGGAAATGGAAAATCTTCTGGATCCGCGGATTAAAATAAAGGTGTAAATCGAGTAAGGAGGAATTCTTTTGAGTAAGGATGGTCAATGTTTATTGGAACTGAAAAATTTTTCGGTTACGTATCATGGAATGGAACCATCGGTAAGAGCCGTTGACGACTTGAATATCCGACTGAATAAAAATGAAACGCTGGGAATTATCGGGGAATCGGGCTGTGGAAAAAGCTCTATGGCACTAGGGATAATGGGTTTACTGAGTCAGGCTGAGGTTTGCGGTGAAGTCATTTATAAAGGCGAGCAACTAGATGGGATGTCAGAAAATAATTTGCGACAGTATCGCTGGAAAGAGATGGCCCTGGTTTTTCAGAACTCACTGGAGATATTAAATCCGGTACTAACCATCGGGGAGCAGGTCGGCGAACCGATTAAAACCCATTGTCAGAAAAGCAGGACAGAGATTGATCAGCGGGTGAGAGAATTGCTTGAAAAAGTAGGTTTGGATCCGAAATGGCGACAGGCCTATCCTCATCAGTTATCCGGAGGGATGCGTCAACGGGTGTTGCTGGCCATGGCCTTATCGTGTGATCCGGAGCTGTTAATCGTTGATGAACCAACAACGGCGCTGGACGTGGTCAGCAAGAATGAAATACTGAGATTATTGCAAAAATTGCAGAAGGAACAGGGTTTTACGATGATCATTATTTCTCATGATCTGGGCGTGATTAAAAAGCTGACTACTCGTGTTTTAGCGATGTATTGTGGCCGCATCATTGAAAAAGGCTTGACCAGCGAGATGATTAAAAATCCCTTGCATTGTTATACCCGGGGGCTTTTGAATTCATCCCCCAATCTCTATAAATATAAAGATTTATGGGGAATTGAAGGTGAAGCCGGATCGGGAGTGGGAACAACGGGCTGTGCTTTTTACCCCCGCTGTTGCCAGCATGAAGAGTCCTGTCAGAAGGATAAGCCGAAATTGGAGTATGTGGCTTTGGAGCATATGGTGGCCTGTCACAAAGGCGGGATTGAGATCTTTCTCACGGCCAGTCAGATTCGTAAAACCCATCGGCTGAAAAACAGCGAAGTTCTGGCGGTTGACAATGTGAATATGGAAATTAAAAGCGGCGAAATCGTCGCATTGGTGGGAGAATCCGGATCAGGTAAATCCACATTGGCACAGGTTCTGGCGGGGATCTGGAAGGCCGATAGTGGCGAAGCTTATTTTCAGAAGAAGAAGCTGGAAGGCCATTGGGCAACAGCGATGATGGGTGGGATGCAAATTGTTTTTCAGGACCCCTTCTCAGCTACCAGTTATCGGCTGAAGGTCCTGGATGTAGTTAAAGAACCGCTGGATATTATGAAATGGGGATTAAGGGAAGAACGGGACGAGGCGGTAAAAAAAGCACTTGAGGCCGTTCAATTGCCCGTTTCAGATGAATTTTTAGAGCGGAACTGTCAGGCACTGAGTGGCGGACAACGGCAGCGTTTGGCCATTGCCAGAGCCTTAATAACAAAACCAAAGCTGCTGATTGCCGATGAGGTGACTTCAATGCTGGATCCATCCACCCAGGCCAGTTTACTGCGGGAACTTAAAGGTCTGCAGAATCGTCATGGTTTTGCGATGCTCTATATCACCCATGATCTTCATCTGGCCAGAAAGGTGGCTGATAAGGTCTATGTGATGTATCAGGGCCAAATTGTGGAACATGGAGTATCCGGTGATGTTTTTCGGAATCCGGAGCATGTTTATACTAAACAACTGCTCAAAGAATCATTCAGCGACCTGATATAAAAGTTTTTAATATGAACAAAATGATAAGAATAGAAAGGCAGAAATAATGGAAGAAATTTTAAAACTAAGAGAAGCAACTTATTGGGAAGCGGTTTGGGACAAGGCTAAGCTGTATGGCAAAAAACCGGGCAGTGATGGGCTTGCTCATAGTGTTGAGCTGTGGGAAAAACGGGCTGAAAAGTTTAAAAACAATGTGAAAGGCGGGCGGGGTAAAAAAAGAACCGGCGATGTGATCAACTGGTTTGAAAATCAGGGGCTATCCCTTGAAGGCATGACGATTCTGGATATTGGTGCCGGGCCGGGGGCTTTTTCCTGTGCGTTTGCAGAAAAGAAGGCTCGGGTAACCGCGCTGGAACCAACCCTGGGGATGTCGTCAACCATCCGAGAACGCATTGAAACAGAAGCAATCACAGGGTTGGAAGTTGTTCAAATGCCCTGGGAAGAAGTGGATGTAAAAAAGATGGGCTGGCAGGAGAATTTTGACATGGTATTTATTTCCATGTGCCCTGGGGTTCATAATGCCGAGCTGTTTAAAAAAGCGATGAGCTGTGCAAAAAAGTATGTTTATTATAGCGGTTGGGCGGGACGACGGGACAGCGAAGCCTTCAGTGAACTCTGGAAAGAACTTTATGGCGAAGAAATACCAATATGGCGCAGCGATATTATTTATAATCTGAACTGGCTTTATGCCCAGGGGTACAGTCTGGCTTTTGAAGTGCAACAGGATGTGCATCCGGAAGAATCCTCGGTTGAGGATGCTGTGGAAGAGCTGATGTCGCGATTGAGCTTTTTGGGTAAGGATACCACCGGATTGATAGAAAAGGTAGCGGCTTTTGTTAGTGAACGGGCTGAAGCGGGGGTTTTTAAGACAAATGCAGTCTCCCGTCGGGGGAAAATTTTAGTGAAGCTTTAGTGCCACAGGGGTTACTGATCATTGGGAAACGTAAAAATGTGGACCGAAAAAATGAAATAAACTAGAATAAACACAGCGCCGGGAATTTTTATTTCAGATGCTGTGTTTATTTGATTAACCGATCAACATTAAAATGATTCAAAATAATTATTGACATATGTTACTTATAAGATTTATAATAAATATTATAAGTAACATATACCAATAAGATATAAAGGAGTCCTTAAAATGCCAGGTAGAGATCGGACCGGACCGGATGGTCAGGGATCAAAAAGTGGAAAAGGATTGGGACGTTGCTCGGGAATTAACGCCAAACGCCGTGGAAAAGGTTGTGGCTGCGGTTGTCGCAGAAGTTCGAAAAGCAAATCGACGCATGAACCTGAGAATCTTGATGAACCAGGTCAAGCAACTGATCAGCAACGTAAAGAAATCGAAGGAAATTAATACGGAAGGGATGTTTCCAATTGAGCAAGAATGGAAACCGGTGAAGGCATGAAAATTGTAACATTAGCTGAAAACACATCGGTGTCTGAAGAATTCAAAAATGAACATGGATTGAGTTTATACATTGAAACCGAAACCCATAAATTGCTATTTGATGTGGGTGCCAGCGGTCTGTTTGCAGAAAATGCCAAAAAACTGGGGGTTGACCTTTGCGAAGTGGATACCCTGGTCATTAGTCATGGTCATTATGATCATGGTGGTGGTTTAGAAACATTTCTTAAGATCAATGATAAGGCCGCAATCTATATCAATGGTCAAGCCTTTGAAAATCATTATTCTAAAAGAGCAGACGGGGAGGCCTATATCGGTCTGGATCAGGAACTG is a window encoding:
- a CDS encoding ABC transporter permease, whose product is MGRNKGLKLLEYALTIWIIITLNFLLPRFLPGDPFLLLSSDSPDNEEIIMTQEQQDYYKSYYGLDKSLGEQYVTYLGQLLHGDLGFSIYYKVPVSELITGRLGWTIFIVISAMVISTAIGVLLGSISAWYRDHWLDKALYFQLILISEIPVFLIGLMILIVFSAWLRLFPLSGAMSHFKEYSSWWEQLADILSHAFLPILVLAISQLGGMYLLVRNSMTTVLSKDYLITARAKGLTEKRVLFHHALRNALLPVITRIFLSLGGLVGGAILVENVFAYPGLGRLMRECIRVQDYQVVQGIFLVVTLLVLLANFIADQVYKQLDPRVKDAGKLREG
- a CDS encoding ABC transporter permease, producing MMPKILETFNKGWKVIKDFSIQGKISLFILILVIFMAVFATCLSPYPYNFTSGDALMPPRNGHIMGTDDLGIDLWAQICYGARVSLIVGFGTALLAAIGGGLIGIFSGYVGGVPDKIIMRMIDILIVIPDFPLMVLLAALLGPSLFNVVIVLALFAWVTPARIVRSQVLMLKEQTYIKAAETYGAGTWYLIQRHFLPAVFPILTVNIIRLTGRAIISEAGLSFLGLGDPTSKSWGLIIHYATSFKGIYYTNFWKWWLVYPWLILTMVVMSLAFLSREMENLLDPRIKIKV
- a CDS encoding ABC transporter ATP-binding protein, coding for MEPSVRAVDDLNIRLNKNETLGIIGESGCGKSSMALGIMGLLSQAEVCGEVIYKGEQLDGMSENNLRQYRWKEMALVFQNSLEILNPVLTIGEQVGEPIKTHCQKSRTEIDQRVRELLEKVGLDPKWRQAYPHQLSGGMRQRVLLAMALSCDPELLIVDEPTTALDVVSKNEILRLLQKLQKEQGFTMIIISHDLGVIKKLTTRVLAMYCGRIIEKGLTSEMIKNPLHCYTRGLLNSSPNLYKYKDLWGIEGEAGSGVGTTGCAFYPRCCQHEESCQKDKPKLEYVALEHMVACHKGGIEIFLTASQIRKTHRLKNSEVLAVDNVNMEIKSGEIVALVGESGSGKSTLAQVLAGIWKADSGEAYFQKKKLEGHWATAMMGGMQIVFQDPFSATSYRLKVLDVVKEPLDIMKWGLREERDEAVKKALEAVQLPVSDEFLERNCQALSGGQRQRLAIARALITKPKLLIADEVTSMLDPSTQASLLRELKGLQNRHGFAMLYITHDLHLARKVADKVYVMYQGQIVEHGVSGDVFRNPEHVYTKQLLKESFSDLI
- a CDS encoding methyltransferase domain-containing protein, with product MEEILKLREATYWEAVWDKAKLYGKKPGSDGLAHSVELWEKRAEKFKNNVKGGRGKKRTGDVINWFENQGLSLEGMTILDIGAGPGAFSCAFAEKKARVTALEPTLGMSSTIRERIETEAITGLEVVQMPWEEVDVKKMGWQENFDMVFISMCPGVHNAELFKKAMSCAKKYVYYSGWAGRRDSEAFSELWKELYGEEIPIWRSDIIYNLNWLYAQGYSLAFEVQQDVHPEESSVEDAVEELMSRLSFLGKDTTGLIEKVAAFVSERAEAGVFKTNAVSRRGKILVKL
- a CDS encoding DUF5320 domain-containing protein; the protein is MPGRDRTGPDGQGSKSGKGLGRCSGINAKRRGKGCGCGCRRSSKSKSTHEPENLDEPGQATDQQRKEIEGN